The Bubalus kerabau isolate K-KA32 ecotype Philippines breed swamp buffalo chromosome X, PCC_UOA_SB_1v2, whole genome shotgun sequence genome has a segment encoding these proteins:
- the LOC129639918 gene encoding NBAS subunit of NRZ tethering complex-like, whose protein sequence is MIKGYSKSWDVCSQLAQSEGYQDLATRQELMAFALTHCPPSSIELLLAASSSLKTEILYQRVNFQIHPEGGESISMSPLMSKALQEITN, encoded by the exons ATGATTAAAG GTTATTCTAAAAGCTGGGATGTTTGTAGCCAGTTAGCACAATCAGAAGGTTACCAGGACTTGGCCACTCGGCAAGAGCTCATGGCTTTTGCTCTGACACATTGCCCTCCCAGCAGCATTGAACTTCTTTTAGCTGCCAGCAGCTCTCTGAAGACAGAA attctttatcaaaGAGTGAATTTTCAAATCCATCCAGAAGGAGGGGAGAGTATCAGTATGTCACCATTGATGAGTAAAGCACTGCAAGAG